The Bacillus vallismortis genome window below encodes:
- a CDS encoding gamma-glutamyl-gamma-aminobutyrate hydrolase family protein produces the protein MKPVIGISGSIIIDQGGRFPGYKRAYVNDTYVQSVLDAGGVPFIVPIINDEETIDQMIQQIDGLVMSGGHDVNPLLYGEEPLAKQGSVFPERDEFDQLLIKKAIAAGKPVFAICRGLQILNVAFGGSIYQDLSYIKNASIKHDQYNNTKVPTHTIDIETGTHLHSIFGDTALVNSFHHQAIKDVAPGFLISARARDEVIEAIEMESSTFVLGVQWHPEMLTKGYPLMLMLFETLVEKANQQKAAVL, from the coding sequence ATGAAACCTGTTATCGGCATATCAGGGAGTATCATCATTGATCAAGGCGGGCGTTTCCCAGGTTATAAGCGCGCCTATGTGAATGATACATACGTTCAATCTGTTTTAGATGCGGGAGGCGTCCCTTTTATCGTGCCTATTATAAATGATGAAGAAACAATCGATCAGATGATACAGCAAATAGATGGGCTTGTGATGTCAGGAGGGCATGACGTTAACCCACTCCTTTACGGTGAGGAGCCTCTTGCTAAGCAAGGTTCAGTTTTTCCCGAGCGAGATGAATTTGATCAATTACTAATAAAAAAAGCCATTGCTGCCGGCAAACCCGTATTTGCCATTTGCAGAGGATTGCAAATTTTGAATGTCGCGTTTGGCGGCTCTATTTACCAAGATCTATCTTATATTAAGAATGCATCTATTAAACATGATCAGTACAATAATACCAAGGTTCCCACTCATACCATTGACATTGAAACGGGTACGCACCTTCATTCTATATTTGGAGATACAGCGCTGGTCAATTCGTTCCATCACCAAGCGATTAAAGATGTGGCTCCCGGGTTCCTTATATCTGCACGGGCACGGGATGAAGTCATTGAAGCAATCGAAATGGAGAGCAGCACATTTGTGCTTGGGGTTCAGTGGCATCCGGAAATGTTGACAAAAGGATATCCGCTCATGCTGATGCTATTCGAAACTTTAGTGGAGAAAGCCAATCAGCAAAAAGCGGCCGTTTTATAA
- a CDS encoding glutathione ABC transporter substrate-binding protein produces the protein MKKRFIFSLSFVLITSVFLAACGNNDKNDKASESKGSSSDTFTVALESDVTTLDPHDTNDNASYTAESAIMEGLLGFDKDNKVVPVLAKSYEVNKDSTEFTFKLKKGIKFQDGTDFNAEAVKTNIDRLADPESKLKRHSLFELVKETKVIDDDTVRVTLSKPFAAMINNFAHPAAMMISPDAIKKYGDKVSQHPVGTGPFTFEKWQHGEYLKLTVNKNYWNKDLPKVHNIVFKPVPENGARIAMLQTGEADFIYPVPPTDTKTIENTDGLSLVTKPSLIVKYFSMNTMKKPFNDVKVRQAINYAIDKEAFLKVVYNGYASEAKSSIAPDTQFYAGQTPYEYNIKKAKQLLKEAGYPNGFEATIWGGNSSDKVKMMEFYKQQLDKVGITLKTVPMESGTIGDKIWGVTNAKDADLELYNGGWSPSTGDADWGLRPVFGGEEAFPPNSYNTSYYQSNTVNSLLNQALQTSDTAKRKELYGKAQQQIWEDAPWVFLAVPDLIYAKKDSVDGVVMQPSGVMDVRGAEKK, from the coding sequence GTGAAAAAGCGGTTTATATTCAGCTTGTCATTTGTGCTTATTACCAGTGTTTTCTTAGCGGCGTGCGGTAACAACGATAAAAATGATAAAGCTTCAGAGAGTAAGGGTTCATCAAGTGATACATTCACGGTTGCTTTAGAAAGTGATGTGACAACGCTTGATCCTCATGATACAAACGATAATGCATCCTATACAGCTGAATCAGCTATTATGGAGGGACTTTTAGGCTTTGATAAGGATAACAAAGTCGTTCCTGTCCTAGCCAAAAGCTATGAGGTAAACAAAGATTCGACTGAGTTTACGTTCAAGCTCAAGAAAGGAATCAAGTTCCAAGACGGAACGGACTTTAATGCCGAAGCGGTGAAAACGAATATTGACCGTCTTGCCGATCCTGAATCTAAGTTAAAACGACATAGTTTATTTGAGTTAGTAAAAGAAACGAAAGTCATAGATGATGATACAGTGCGTGTCACTTTAAGCAAGCCATTTGCGGCGATGATCAACAACTTTGCTCATCCGGCAGCTATGATGATTAGTCCTGATGCGATAAAAAAATATGGTGACAAAGTATCACAGCACCCGGTCGGAACAGGACCGTTTACATTTGAAAAATGGCAGCACGGCGAATATCTTAAATTAACTGTCAATAAAAATTACTGGAACAAGGACCTTCCAAAGGTACATAACATTGTCTTTAAGCCTGTTCCTGAAAATGGGGCACGAATTGCGATGCTTCAAACGGGAGAAGCGGATTTCATCTATCCCGTACCTCCGACAGATACAAAAACAATTGAGAACACCGACGGACTGTCACTGGTTACAAAGCCGTCTTTAATTGTGAAGTATTTTTCAATGAATACTATGAAAAAGCCTTTTAATGATGTGAAAGTCCGCCAGGCTATTAACTATGCAATTGATAAAGAAGCTTTCCTGAAAGTTGTATATAACGGATATGCTTCTGAAGCGAAATCATCTATTGCACCTGATACACAGTTTTACGCTGGACAAACACCATACGAATATAACATCAAAAAAGCGAAACAGCTTTTAAAAGAAGCGGGTTATCCAAATGGGTTTGAGGCAACAATCTGGGGCGGAAACAGCTCTGATAAGGTTAAAATGATGGAATTCTATAAACAGCAGCTTGATAAAGTAGGAATTACATTAAAAACAGTGCCTATGGAAAGCGGTACTATCGGGGATAAAATCTGGGGTGTTACAAACGCGAAAGATGCTGATCTGGAGCTTTATAATGGCGGATGGTCTCCGTCTACCGGCGATGCCGATTGGGGTCTTCGCCCTGTCTTTGGCGGAGAGGAAGCATTCCCGCCGAATTCTTATAACACGTCTTACTACCAAAGTAATACTGTAAACAGTCTTCTGAACCAAGCGTTACAAACTTCTGACACGGCGAAACGCAAAGAATTATATGGAAAAGCGCAGCAGCAGATTTGGGAAGATGCTCCATGGGTTTTCCTTGCTGTACCAGATTTAATTTATGCGAAAAAAGACAGTGTCGACGGAGTGGTGATGCAGCCATCAGGTGTGATGGATGTTCGCGGGGCAGAAAAAAAATAA
- the gsiC gene encoding glutathione ABC transporter permease GsiC, protein MIKYSIKRLLLMIPLLFIITVIVFMFVHMIPGDPARLIAGSDATIDEIKLVREKYGLDQPLYQQYISYMSNLFQGDLGTSIQAGRPVAEMLSERFMPTFWLTVVSMFWSLLFGIPIGLVSAVKRNKWQDHITMVFAVSAISIPSFWLGLMLMQLFSVQLGWLPTGGIDSWKHYILPSITLGAGVAAIIARFTRSAVMDVLKNDYIRTSRAKGLHEYTVLMKHAFRNAMIPVVTMTGLQFGFMLSGSIITETLFSWPGLGRLLINSIVSRDYPVIQAELLLFSFEFLLINLIVDLLYGWLNPKVRYGS, encoded by the coding sequence ATGATAAAGTATTCAATCAAACGTTTATTGCTGATGATTCCTCTCTTGTTCATTATTACTGTTATTGTCTTTATGTTCGTGCATATGATTCCCGGAGACCCTGCCCGGTTAATCGCAGGCAGTGATGCAACAATTGATGAAATCAAATTAGTAAGAGAGAAATATGGCTTAGATCAGCCTTTATATCAACAATACATCTCATATATGTCCAATCTCTTTCAAGGAGATTTAGGAACGTCTATTCAGGCGGGAAGACCTGTGGCAGAGATGTTGTCTGAGCGGTTTATGCCGACATTTTGGCTGACAGTTGTGAGCATGTTTTGGTCCCTGCTATTTGGAATTCCAATCGGATTGGTTTCAGCTGTCAAAAGAAACAAGTGGCAGGATCATATTACAATGGTTTTTGCCGTTTCAGCGATATCTATTCCTTCTTTCTGGCTGGGGCTTATGCTCATGCAGCTGTTTTCCGTTCAATTAGGCTGGCTTCCTACAGGCGGAATAGACTCTTGGAAACATTATATTCTTCCTTCTATTACGCTAGGAGCAGGAGTTGCAGCTATCATTGCCCGCTTTACAAGATCAGCAGTCATGGATGTGTTAAAGAATGATTATATCCGGACGAGCAGAGCTAAAGGCCTGCATGAATATACAGTTCTCATGAAGCATGCCTTCAGAAATGCAATGATTCCGGTTGTCACGATGACTGGATTACAGTTCGGGTTTATGCTTAGCGGATCAATCATTACAGAAACGTTATTCAGTTGGCCCGGATTGGGCCGTCTGTTAATTAATTCAATTGTGTCAAGGGATTACCCGGTTATACAAGCTGAACTTTTATTATTTTCTTTTGAATTTCTACTCATTAATTTAATTGTTGATTTATTATATGGCTGGCTGAACCCGAAAGTACGCTACGGATCATAG
- a CDS encoding ABC transporter permease subunit: protein MEIKHVEKPAKSSRFHDFWVSFKKQKVSLISAVFLLLLFIVALFGQYFVPYDPAKVDYGQLFLKPSAAHLAGTDAYGRDIFSRILVGARISLSVGLSSVFLGALAGSALGIISGYFGKWIDSLIMRFCDILLAFPGMLLAIGIIAILGTGLMNVIFAVAIFSVPVFARIVRSSVLEMKSSLYVEAAKSTGAKDTRIILKHVLPGTFSTIIVYFTMRIGSAILIAAGLSFLGLGADPSTPEWGAMLSDGHNYLNTAPHVTIFPGLAIFLTVLAFNLLGDGLRDALDPKIKD from the coding sequence ATGGAGATAAAACATGTTGAGAAGCCGGCAAAAAGCAGCAGGTTCCATGATTTTTGGGTTTCTTTTAAAAAGCAAAAAGTATCGCTGATATCCGCTGTATTTCTTTTGCTATTATTTATTGTCGCATTATTCGGCCAGTATTTTGTGCCATATGACCCTGCAAAAGTCGATTACGGCCAATTATTTTTAAAGCCTTCAGCAGCTCATTTGGCGGGAACCGATGCATACGGAAGGGATATCTTCAGCAGGATATTAGTCGGAGCGAGAATTTCCTTATCTGTTGGTTTGTCTTCTGTTTTTTTGGGAGCTTTAGCCGGGAGTGCACTTGGCATTATAAGCGGCTATTTTGGTAAGTGGATTGATAGTTTGATTATGCGATTCTGCGATATTTTATTAGCTTTTCCGGGAATGCTGCTGGCAATCGGTATTATCGCAATACTTGGAACAGGTTTGATGAATGTAATCTTTGCAGTTGCTATATTCAGCGTGCCTGTATTTGCGCGGATTGTTCGAAGCAGTGTGCTGGAGATGAAATCAAGCCTGTACGTGGAAGCGGCAAAATCAACAGGTGCTAAAGATACACGCATTATTCTTAAACACGTTTTGCCGGGTACGTTCTCAACGATTATCGTGTATTTCACAATGAGAATCGGTTCTGCTATTTTAATAGCGGCAGGACTTAGCTTTTTAGGATTAGGAGCAGATCCCTCTACTCCTGAATGGGGCGCTATGCTGAGTGATGGGCATAACTACTTAAACACAGCTCCGCATGTGACGATTTTTCCGGGACTTGCAATATTTCTCACCGTTTTAGCTTTTAATTTGCTTGGTGACGGACTCCGGGATGCACTTGATCCTAAGATAAAGGATTAG
- a CDS encoding ABC transporter ATP-binding protein, which yields MKPILSVNQLRTSFFVNGKEIPAVDGVDFTINEGEILGIVGESGSGKSVTSLSIMKLLKDTPGKIVGGSIHFDGKDLLDLSEKEVRELRGKEIAMIFQEPMTSLNPVLTIGNQLREAIKKHLKYSRKKADEHAVSMLTQVGISRADEILQQYPHQLSGGMRQRVMIAMAMSCSPKLLIADEPTTALDVTIQAQILDVMKDMQEKHGTSILLITHDLGVIAETCDRVAVMYAGRIVEQGSVYDLFDDPKHPYTKGLLESIPRIGKRQERLHSIQGNVPMAEDWPAGCKFASRCPFVFDKCLKKEPPLLNVGEGRTSRCWLNENERKEEQVYDS from the coding sequence ATGAAACCGATATTAAGCGTCAATCAGCTACGGACGAGTTTTTTTGTAAACGGTAAAGAAATTCCTGCAGTTGACGGAGTTGATTTTACGATAAACGAAGGTGAAATTCTGGGTATTGTCGGTGAGTCCGGGAGCGGAAAAAGCGTCACCTCTTTATCCATTATGAAACTGTTAAAAGACACACCGGGAAAGATAGTCGGCGGATCAATTCATTTTGACGGCAAAGACCTATTAGATCTTTCAGAAAAAGAAGTGCGGGAACTGCGGGGAAAAGAGATCGCCATGATATTCCAAGAGCCGATGACTTCATTGAATCCTGTTCTAACGATAGGGAATCAGCTAAGAGAGGCGATTAAAAAGCATCTCAAATATTCACGAAAGAAAGCGGATGAACATGCAGTTTCAATGCTGACCCAGGTCGGTATTTCAAGGGCTGATGAAATTTTACAACAATACCCTCACCAGTTGTCCGGAGGAATGAGGCAGCGCGTCATGATCGCCATGGCCATGTCTTGTTCGCCTAAATTATTAATCGCAGATGAACCTACGACAGCACTTGATGTGACGATTCAAGCCCAAATACTAGATGTCATGAAAGATATGCAGGAGAAACACGGCACATCGATATTGTTGATCACACATGATCTTGGCGTCATCGCTGAAACGTGTGATCGAGTGGCTGTAATGTATGCAGGAAGAATTGTAGAACAAGGCTCGGTTTATGATCTGTTTGATGATCCGAAGCATCCGTATACAAAAGGGCTGCTGGAATCCATCCCTCGAATCGGAAAGCGACAGGAACGTTTGCATTCTATCCAAGGCAATGTTCCGATGGCAGAGGATTGGCCGGCTGGATGCAAATTTGCATCACGCTGTCCGTTTGTCTTTGATAAATGCCTGAAAAAAGAACCGCCTCTGCTAAATGTGGGGGAAGGAAGAACAAGCCGATGCTGGCTGAATGAAAATGAGCGAAAGGAGGAGCAAGTATATGATTCATGA
- a CDS encoding ABC transporter ATP-binding protein, translated as MIHEPLVEVKHLKKIFADSSGLFKKSKPVRAVDDISFTINRGETFGLVGESGCGKSTTGRMLMKLLEPTEGSILFNGQDITKMNDKNVRGLRKDFQMVFQDPYASLNPRMRVKEIIEEPLIVHGLMTSSERERKVHQLLDTVGLSRQHGSRFPHEFSGGQRQRIGIARALAVNPKLIIADEAVSALDVSIQSQILNLMKDLQKEFGLTYLFIAHDLSVVDFISDRIGVMYLGKLVEVGDRDSIIQNPKHPYTKALLSAVPIPDPHRRKERIVLKGDLPSPSNPPAGCPFHTRCPVVMEQCITEMPELSNMSEQHQVFCHLYDSKK; from the coding sequence ATGATTCATGAACCTTTAGTTGAAGTGAAACACTTGAAAAAAATCTTTGCGGATTCATCGGGACTGTTTAAAAAATCAAAGCCCGTGAGAGCGGTTGATGATATCTCATTTACAATTAATCGCGGAGAAACTTTCGGCCTGGTCGGAGAGAGCGGATGCGGAAAGTCGACAACCGGACGGATGTTAATGAAGCTGCTTGAGCCTACAGAAGGCAGTATTCTGTTTAATGGACAGGATATTACAAAAATGAATGATAAAAACGTGCGTGGTTTGCGCAAAGATTTTCAAATGGTATTTCAAGATCCTTACGCCTCATTGAATCCCAGAATGAGAGTGAAAGAAATCATTGAAGAACCGTTGATTGTTCATGGACTCATGACTTCTTCTGAACGTGAAAGAAAAGTGCATCAGCTTCTGGATACGGTGGGGCTGTCCCGTCAGCACGGCAGTCGTTTTCCGCATGAATTCAGCGGCGGGCAAAGACAAAGAATTGGAATCGCCCGGGCTCTCGCTGTTAATCCGAAGCTGATCATTGCAGATGAAGCTGTTTCCGCACTCGATGTATCGATCCAATCGCAGATACTTAACTTGATGAAAGACTTGCAGAAGGAATTTGGTTTAACCTACTTGTTTATAGCACACGATTTAAGTGTTGTTGATTTTATAAGCGACCGTATAGGTGTTATGTACCTTGGCAAACTGGTTGAAGTTGGCGATCGCGATTCAATCATACAGAATCCGAAGCATCCGTATACGAAAGCGCTGCTGTCAGCTGTCCCGATCCCAGACCCACACCGCAGAAAGGAACGTATTGTGCTGAAAGGTGATTTGCCTAGTCCTTCAAATCCGCCGGCCGGCTGTCCGTTTCATACGAGGTGCCCAGTTGTCATGGAGCAATGCATAACAGAGATGCCGGAGCTAAGCAATATGTCCGAGCAGCACCAAGTGTTTTGCCATTTATATGATTCAAAAAAATGA
- a CDS encoding class I SAM-dependent methyltransferase translates to MNALVDHNSKAWDQKVETGNEWTVAVEQHVIEQAKKGNWDIRVTPMKDVPRDWFPPVNGLKVLCLASGGGQQGPILAAAGADVTVLDNSEKQLDQDRMVAERDRLAIHPVKGSMDDLSQFQDESFDMIVHPVANVFVENVLPVWKEAYRVLKKNGALISGFVNPVVFLFDVELEQQGILKVKHSIPYADPEDLPKHKVKKLIENKEALEFGHSLEDQIKGQIDAGFIVTGFYEDKGGFVLDQYIHTYSATRSVKV, encoded by the coding sequence ATGAATGCGTTAGTAGATCATAATAGCAAAGCTTGGGATCAAAAAGTAGAAACAGGTAATGAATGGACTGTTGCTGTCGAGCAGCATGTCATCGAACAAGCGAAAAAAGGAAATTGGGATATAAGGGTGACACCAATGAAAGATGTACCGAGGGATTGGTTTCCCCCTGTCAACGGGCTGAAAGTTCTCTGTTTAGCATCAGGTGGCGGCCAGCAGGGTCCTATTTTGGCAGCCGCAGGAGCGGATGTCACTGTATTAGATAACTCGGAAAAGCAGCTGGATCAGGATAGAATGGTTGCTGAGCGCGATCGTCTCGCGATACATCCTGTCAAAGGAAGCATGGACGATCTCAGTCAATTTCAGGATGAATCATTTGATATGATTGTACATCCTGTTGCTAATGTTTTTGTTGAGAATGTCCTCCCAGTCTGGAAGGAAGCCTACCGTGTGCTGAAAAAAAACGGCGCTCTAATCTCGGGTTTTGTCAATCCTGTCGTATTTCTGTTTGATGTAGAATTAGAACAGCAAGGTATTTTAAAAGTAAAACACTCTATTCCATATGCCGACCCAGAAGATCTTCCAAAACATAAAGTGAAAAAACTGATTGAAAATAAAGAAGCTCTGGAATTCGGCCATTCCTTAGAAGACCAAATCAAGGGCCAAATTGATGCCGGTTTTATCGTCACTGGCTTTTATGAAGATAAAGGCGGTTTTGTATTGGACCAATATATTCATACATATTCTGCAACAAGAAGTGTGAAAGTATGA
- a CDS encoding YbaK family protein: MAEVLSFMDVKRQKDYELEKNLLKELSLRQIILSVKDCLEPLFPFLDDERDIISEGCIDFAIEAYLLGGRFGIFGYYGESMQSISARSASEEEELRMEFFDYLYNWIHEQYATFDKNTVYEAARKFIKDWWTEGFVQREKQCKLRMR; this comes from the coding sequence ATGGCAGAGGTACTGTCTTTTATGGATGTGAAACGCCAAAAGGATTATGAATTAGAAAAAAACTTGCTCAAAGAACTCTCTCTGAGGCAAATTATTCTGTCTGTTAAGGACTGTTTGGAACCATTATTCCCGTTTTTAGATGATGAAAGAGATATTATCAGCGAAGGCTGTATTGATTTTGCGATAGAAGCTTATTTGTTAGGCGGGCGTTTTGGGATATTCGGCTATTACGGAGAATCCATGCAGAGCATCAGTGCCCGCTCAGCAAGCGAAGAAGAAGAGCTGCGTATGGAGTTTTTTGATTATCTCTATAATTGGATACACGAGCAATACGCAACATTTGATAAAAATACGGTTTATGAAGCAGCACGAAAGTTCATTAAAGACTGGTGGACAGAGGGGTTTGTCCAAAGAGAAAAACAGTGTAAGCTTCGCATGCGATAA
- the cwlD gene encoding N-acetylmuramoyl-L-alanine amidase CwlD, translating into MRRKLKWLGFLLGFIVLLFLFKYQFSNNDSWEPWSLPLSGKIIYLDPGHGGPDGGAVGGKLLEKDVTLEVAFRVRDYLQEQGALVIMTRESDTDLAPEGTKGYSRRKAEDLRQRVKLINHSEAELYISIHLNAIPSQKWSGAQSFYFGKYAENEKVAKYIQDELRSNLENTTRKAKRIHGVYLMQNVTKPGALIEVGFLSNPSEAKLLGKSKYQDKVASSIYKGIMRYYTEKGDPPE; encoded by the coding sequence ATGAGGAGAAAGCTTAAATGGCTCGGTTTTTTGCTAGGCTTCATCGTATTACTATTTCTATTTAAGTATCAGTTCAGCAATAACGATTCATGGGAGCCGTGGAGTCTGCCCTTGAGCGGGAAAATTATTTATCTGGACCCAGGTCATGGCGGCCCTGACGGCGGAGCAGTCGGCGGAAAGCTGTTAGAGAAGGATGTAACCCTGGAAGTGGCCTTTAGAGTCAGGGACTACCTTCAGGAACAAGGGGCGCTTGTCATTATGACCAGGGAAAGTGATACCGATCTCGCTCCAGAAGGAACGAAGGGCTATAGCAGACGAAAAGCGGAAGACTTGAGACAGCGGGTCAAATTAATAAACCATTCAGAGGCTGAACTCTATATCAGTATTCATCTCAATGCGATTCCTTCGCAAAAGTGGAGCGGAGCCCAAAGCTTTTATTTCGGAAAATACGCAGAAAATGAGAAGGTCGCGAAATACATTCAGGATGAATTGAGAAGCAACCTGGAAAACACAACCCGGAAAGCAAAGCGGATTCATGGTGTCTACTTAATGCAAAACGTCACCAAACCGGGAGCGCTTATAGAAGTCGGGTTTTTATCCAATCCTAGTGAAGCAAAGCTGCTCGGGAAATCGAAATATCAGGACAAGGTGGCATCTTCCATATATAAAGGCATTATGCGATATTACACAGAAAAAGGAGACCCTCCAGAGTAA
- the salA gene encoding iron-sulfur carrier protein/transcriptional regulator SalA: protein MIREDEVRKLVGEMREPFLQRPLGELDAVKEIKIKPEKRHVSVKVALAKTGTAEQMQIQQEIVNVLKGAGAETVGLRFEELPEETVDKFRAPSAEKKTLLNMDNPPVFLAVASGKGGVGKSTVSVNLATALARLGKKVGLIDADIYGFSVPDMMGITVRPTIEGEKLLPVERFGVKVMSMGFFVEENAPVVWRGPMLGKMLNNFFHEVEWGEVDYIVLDLPPGTGDVALDVHTMLPSCKEIIVSTPHPTAAFVAARAGSMAIKTDHEVVGVIENMAYYESAKTGEREYVFGKGGGDKLAEELNVPLLGRIPLKQPDWDKDQFAPSVYDKSHPIGEIYQDVAKKIVDKMSVQV, encoded by the coding sequence ATGATAAGAGAAGATGAAGTAAGAAAACTAGTCGGTGAAATGCGCGAACCTTTTCTTCAAAGACCTCTGGGAGAATTGGATGCCGTTAAGGAAATTAAAATAAAGCCTGAAAAACGGCATGTCAGTGTAAAAGTCGCTCTTGCAAAAACCGGAACCGCAGAACAAATGCAGATTCAGCAAGAGATCGTAAACGTCTTAAAAGGGGCAGGTGCAGAGACAGTCGGCCTTCGATTTGAAGAGCTGCCTGAGGAAACGGTTGATAAGTTCCGGGCGCCGTCAGCTGAGAAAAAAACATTATTAAATATGGATAATCCGCCAGTCTTTCTTGCTGTAGCAAGCGGAAAAGGCGGCGTAGGCAAGTCGACTGTGTCAGTAAATCTTGCTACTGCTCTGGCTCGTCTAGGGAAAAAGGTCGGTTTAATTGATGCGGATATTTATGGCTTCAGTGTGCCGGATATGATGGGCATCACTGTGCGTCCGACTATTGAAGGAGAGAAACTTCTTCCTGTTGAACGCTTTGGGGTAAAGGTGATGTCAATGGGCTTCTTCGTAGAAGAAAATGCGCCGGTCGTATGGAGAGGGCCAATGCTAGGCAAAATGCTGAACAACTTTTTCCATGAAGTAGAGTGGGGAGAAGTAGACTATATTGTTCTTGATCTTCCGCCTGGAACAGGAGACGTTGCTCTCGATGTACATACAATGCTTCCGAGCTGCAAAGAAATCATCGTATCAACGCCGCATCCTACAGCTGCTTTTGTAGCGGCTAGAGCAGGCTCTATGGCAATTAAAACTGATCATGAAGTTGTTGGTGTTATAGAGAACATGGCTTATTATGAAAGCGCAAAGACAGGGGAAAGAGAATACGTCTTTGGAAAAGGCGGCGGAGATAAACTAGCCGAGGAATTGAATGTGCCTTTGCTTGGCAGAATCCCGTTGAAACAACCTGATTGGGATAAGGATCAATTTGCTCCGTCTGTATATGACAAAAGCCATCCTATAGGAGAAATATATCAGGATGTCGCAAAAAAAATAGTTGACAAAATGTCAGTGCAAGTATAA
- the gerD gene encoding spore germination lipoprotein GerD — MSKAKTLLISCFLLLSVTACAPKDQAADMDYDQTKKMVVDILKTDDGKKAIKELLNDDAMNEALVIDQDAIKGTIEKTLTSKKGEEFWKNIFEDTDFAEGFAKTLQKEHEKVIKKLMKDPDYQKMLMDVMQDPGMNKKYSQLAKSQEFRSYLEEVINETLSSPLYKKQFEDELKKAAKETAKESE, encoded by the coding sequence ATGTCAAAAGCCAAAACGCTATTGATAAGCTGTTTTTTGTTATTATCTGTAACAGCTTGTGCTCCAAAAGACCAAGCAGCGGATATGGACTATGATCAGACTAAAAAAATGGTTGTTGATATATTAAAAACTGATGATGGAAAGAAAGCCATTAAGGAATTATTAAACGATGATGCGATGAATGAAGCGTTGGTGATTGACCAAGATGCGATTAAAGGAACGATAGAAAAAACACTCACCTCTAAAAAAGGAGAAGAATTTTGGAAAAACATCTTTGAAGACACTGATTTTGCCGAAGGTTTTGCGAAAACTCTTCAAAAAGAGCATGAAAAAGTGATAAAAAAACTGATGAAGGACCCGGATTATCAGAAGATGCTGATGGACGTTATGCAAGATCCAGGCATGAATAAAAAGTACAGCCAACTGGCAAAAAGCCAAGAATTCCGCAGTTACTTAGAAGAGGTTATTAACGAAACACTTTCTAGTCCGCTTTACAAAAAACAGTTCGAAGATGAACTGAAAAAAGCAGCAAAAGAAACCGCCAAAGAAAGTGAATAA
- the kbaA gene encoding KinB-signaling pathway activation protein, with amino-acid sequence MKSRGLVRFFFSNLAVGAVITGIVGFALKWGGYKGLFLAFEAGQIFSVLFWFVGVGMIFSVISQMGFFVFLTVHRFALEILRSSSLWNLLQLFFILFVAFDLMYVRFLFFGESGESLTGYAWLPVFLLIFGVVTAYIKQKQSPKKTFVSSLFLMVVITALEWFPALRVNDEDWLYLMLFPLMACNAFQLLMLPKFAAK; translated from the coding sequence ATGAAAAGCCGTGGTTTGGTTCGTTTTTTCTTTTCTAATTTAGCTGTCGGAGCGGTTATCACGGGTATTGTGGGTTTTGCTTTAAAATGGGGAGGATATAAGGGGCTGTTTCTTGCCTTCGAAGCGGGGCAGATTTTCTCTGTGTTATTTTGGTTTGTTGGAGTAGGCATGATTTTTAGTGTAATCAGCCAAATGGGGTTTTTCGTTTTTTTAACCGTTCACCGGTTTGCACTTGAGATATTAAGATCCTCATCTTTGTGGAATTTGCTTCAGTTGTTTTTCATCTTGTTTGTTGCTTTTGATTTAATGTACGTGCGGTTTTTATTTTTTGGAGAGAGCGGAGAATCGCTGACTGGCTATGCGTGGTTACCGGTATTTTTATTGATCTTTGGGGTGGTAACAGCATATATAAAGCAAAAGCAGTCCCCTAAAAAAACGTTTGTGTCATCATTGTTTTTAATGGTTGTGATTACTGCATTAGAATGGTTCCCTGCGTTAAGAGTAAATGATGAGGACTGGCTTTATTTAATGCTTTTTCCGTTAATGGCGTGTAATGCTTTCCAATTGCTGATGCTGCCAAAGTTTGCAGCGAAGTAA